From the genome of Chloroflexaceae bacterium:
GCCCGACAACTCGGCGGTGCCCAGGGCCGGCGCGACAATGCTCTTGCGCGCGGCGTAGAAGTGGGTCACGAACGTCAGTCCATAGAGACAGCCCGTATCAGTGACCATAGCCGGCTGCGCCCCTTCGATGCGCGACAGGACGCGCAGAGCGCCAAAGGCCGGGCACATCGTCTGGGGATGCAGTTTGCATGCTCCGGGCTTGAACGGCTCCTGCGGGGCGCTGGCCTCGCCAGCCGTCAGGGGAATAATCTCGGTCATGGGTGGTTGCCTTTCCGCTAACCTGGGTAGCGGTATTATACGACAGTTTGTTGTGTTTTTGCTTAAGAAACGGTTTCACACCTATTATCGCGCCGCCAGCCGCTGGCTCTCCAGCCGCAGGAAGATCCCGTAGGCGACCAGCGCCGCTACTGCCAGGGACACGAAGGCGTACACCGCATCGAGTTCTGAGGCGATGAACAGGGAGCTTGCCGGCAACGCGCCGCCCTCGTACCCGGCGATAGCAAACGAAAAGAGGTTATTACCGGCGTGCATGCCCAGCGCATAGTCCAGGCTGCCGCTGCGGAGCGTGACCAGGGTGAACAACACCCCGAAGGTGAACCACGATAGCGATGCTGAAAGCAACTGGCCCGCCGCTTCGGGGTTGGCGAGGTGGGGCAGGGTGAACAGCACCCCGTTGATCACGCTCAAGAGGAGCGGATTGCGCGTCAGTCGCCCGGTGGCCTGTAACAGATAGCCGCGGACAAACACTTCCTCGGCGCTGGTTTGAAGCGGGAGCAGGAGCAATCCCACCAGCAACAGCGGCAAGTTCTCGACCAGCGCCGTATTCAGCGTATAGCGCCCCGGATACAGCAGCGCTTCGACGGCCACTGTCACACCTGCCAGCGCCGCCCATAGAGCGGCGCCCAGGCCGATCCGCCGCCAGTTGAGGCGCCCGTCGGGGCCGAGCAGCGTGGCGGCTGGCCGCTGATGCAACCAGCGATTCACCAGCAACGTCATCAGCAGCATCGGCGCGAACGACAGCAGCAGCAGGGCCAGGCCGAGAGGCGAGTCCGGGGCGACGGCCTCGCTCGCGATCGGGATGAACATCAACGCTGAAGCGATGATCCAGACCAGCAGTATTAACAGCGTACCCAGAACGTAGCGCCACCAGGCGTTGCGGCCCTGATCAGCGAGGGCGAGGAATGAGGTGCTGTGCATAAAGACCCTCTTTCAAACTCAGATTACCTGTGCCAGACTGATCCGGCGGCTCAAGAGGCGGAGGCAGTACATCCGCCCCCGAAGGCCGCTCGAAAGAGATCGTTCCGAAAACTGATGCGGCAGTCGGTTGCCGGTGCGCGCGCCTTGTCGAGGCGCATTGCCGGTTTACGGCGTATACCGGTTCCTGCGCGATGATGCACATCATCGCCAGGTCTTCTCGAGACGCCAGATATGGCAATCCAAAATCCGAAATCCGCAATCCAAAATCCCATTACTCGTCGTGCTCCTTTCTATCATCCGTTGCGTCCACCATCGCGCTGAGCATCGGATGGGCCATCAGAAACAGCCGGCGCAGTGACCGCCCCGGCGCTGGCGGTTGTTGCTCGATTGAGGCAAGTAATTCGTAGATCGTCTCTCGCAGGTGCAGGAACTCCCCCTCGGTGGCATAGAACACATGGTCGCGAGCGGCAATGTTGTTCAGATCGGGGGCGCCGTGCGCCAGCACGTGGCGCGCCAGTTCCTGGGCTACGACCGTGCCATAGATGGCAACATGATCGGCGAAGCTCTCCAGCCCGCCAGGGCGATACACCTCATCAGGGTCAATCAATTCGCTAACGGCGGTGTACAGACGCTCCTCAATGCCATGCACCAGGCGCGTAGCCGCAACTTCAACTACGCCCGCCGCGAGCAGCTTGTGCATGTGCCGGTACAACGAAGGCCGCGGCACATCCGGCAACAGGCGCGCGAGCTGGTTGATGGACAACCGGGTACGGTGCAGCAACTGGAAAATGCGCATCCGCACGGGGTGATTGATCACTTCGAACTGGCGTAGTGGCATTGTGTGCCGCCCTTCTATAGTAACGAAATTGATAACATTATTGGAAATGATAATACCCTGAGACTGGCGCGTCAAGCCCGAGGTGTGTCATCGCTGACAATGCTGCTCCCCCATAGCACGGGGCTGCCGCAGAGCTTTCGGGGCAAGGCGCACCACCTCCTCTGCGGTCGCTGACCAGGGCGCCCAACGGACGCCCCATGCAGCCTCTGCTATAATGAAGCCCGGCAGGAGACACAGCGGGAGCATCGCCGCGCTATGGCCAGTGAAGAAGCGCGCCTCATCGAAGCCGGGCAGCGGGGAGACGTCGAGGCGTTCAATCAGCTCGTGCGGCTGTACGAAGCGCGGGTCTACAACCTCTGCTACCGCATGCTCGGCGACGCCGACTCCGCCGCCGATGTCACCCAGGAAACCTTCATCGCTGCCTATCGCAACCTCCGGCGCTTTCGCGGCGGCGTTTTCCGCGCATGGCTGCTACGGATCGCCACCAATGCCTGCCACGACACCCTGCGCGCCCGCAAGCGCCGGCCCACCCTCTCCCTCGACGCCGCCGACGCGAGCGATAGCGGTCCGCTGTCCTACCTCGCCGACGCCGCCGAGTCGCCCGATGAGACCGCACTGCGCCATGAACTGGCCCGCGCCATCGAGCGGGGCCTGGCGCAACTGCCTGACGACCAGCGCGTCGTCGTAATCCTCAGCGATCTGCAGGGGCTGAGTTACGAGGAGATTGCCGAGGTCACCGGCGCTAACCTCGGCACGGTCAAGTCACGCTTGAGTCGCGGCCGCGCCAGGTTGCGCGACATTCTCCGCGCCGGGGAACTGCTTCCATCAAAATTTCGTCATGATGATGAATAGCTGATACGGCGCTGGCGGATAAGCCTCCGCCCGCCCGGGAACATACAGTTACGCAACCCTCCGGGTTGCGCACAGGAGCAACCCGGAGGGTTGCGCATACCAATCGGCCACGAAGCCGCATACCTGACCGATATGCACCCGTCATTCCGCAACAACCTGTCCGATAGCGACCTGGAGTTGCTCTCGGCGTATATTGACAATGCGCTCAGCCCTGCCGAGCGCGCCAATCTGGAGCGCCGGCTCGCCGCCGATCCGCGCCTGCGCGCCGAGCTGGAGGAACTCCAGACGACGACGCGGCTCCTGCGGCAACTTGAACCTGTGCGCCCGCCCCGCTCCTTTACCCTCGACCCGGCTACCGCGCCGCGACCCGCGCCAGCCTTCCCCCTCAACTGGTTTATGCAACTGGGCAGCGGTCTGGCGGGTCTGGCGCTGGTGCTGCTGGCCACCATTCAGATCGTTGCCTCGACCTCCGGGGTGGCTGGCGTCGCTCCTGCGGCGGCCCCCGCGGCGTCGGAAGTCTCGACTAAGGGGGCGCAACCGACCCCGGCGGCTGATACGCGCTCGCCCGCAGCACTCCCCACCGTCGAGGCCGGCGCGGCCTCCGCGCCGGTTGACCCGCCCCTCCCGCCAGACGCCGCGGTGCCGCAGACCGGCGCCACGGCCATTCCCGCTCAGGCGTCGCCGCTGGAGGCAAGCCCTGCTCCCGTAGTCCGCCCGGGCTTCCCCCCCGGATTAACCCTGGCTCTGGGCATCGCCCTCATCGCCCTGGCCCTCGGCTGGCGCTTCCTCGGGCGCTAGCGCGCTTCGCGCTCACCGCAGGGGGTGCGGCGAGACGGGCTGCTGCATCTCTCCGCGCCCTCTGCGGTGAATGTGTAGTTGTTGTGTAGTTGTTATCGAACAAGCGCAGGCTCATCGTTGCTGTAACGTGTTATCATTGGTGAGCATTTGTTGGTTCTGGAACGTTCATGTCAGTGTGGCCCCTGGCATCCTGAACTGACGCCTTGTAGGTCACGGGCGTGGCGCGGAAGGAGCTGGCAGGCAACGCCCGCGTCTCGCGCTTCCTCCACACTCAACCTTCAGGTCGTCAACCTAACTTCTGAGAGGAGCAGCGTTCATGGACATCGGCAAGGCGTTCTCGTTCGTGTTCGAGGATGAGCAGTGGGTCGCCAGCATTCTGATCGGCGGTCTGATCCTTCTCATCCCCATCATCGGCCTGATCGTCCTTCTTGGCTACACTTTGGAGACAGCGCGGAACGTGGCCCAGGGCAATCCACGGCCCCTGCCGAAGTGGAACACCTTCGGCGAGAAGCTTGGTCTTGGTTTCGCCTACTTCGTTATTGGCCTGGTCTACTCGTTACCGCTGATTGTGTTAATAATGCTGATTGTTTGCGTGCCGCTCTTCGCTGCCGGCGCCGGGAGCGACGAAGGGGCTGCGGCGGCTCTGGCGAGTTTTAGCTGTTTCTTGCCGCTGCTGATCATCGTAAGCTTGCTGCTGCAACCGGTGATCCTGGCCGCGGTGGCGCGCTACCTGCAAATGGGCAGCATTGGCGCGGCCCTGCAGGTAGGCGAGGTGATCACCATGGTCCGGGCCGATCCGGGCGCCTGGGTGGTGCTCTGGCTGATTTTGCTGCTCTGTGGCATCATTGCTAATCTTGGAGCCATCATCATTATCGGCTTCATTTTCACCGTGCCCTACAGCCAGGCGGTTTTCGGCCACGCAATGGGGCAGACGCTGCAGCGCTTCAGCCCGGCGGCGGCTACCACCTATATGCCCCCGCCTCCGATGGTCTGACCGCTTCTCGCCGGGCGAAAGAACGCGGGAGGGCCTGGCCCTCCCGCGAACTTCCTTCTTTCACGCAGCGTTGCGCGCCGCGCGACCGACTATGGTGCAATAAGGTCATTCCATGGCACTGCGGAAAGTTTCGGCGATTGTCGAGCCGCGGGAGTTCTGCTATCCGTCCAACTGGCTGACCCTGTTCCGGTTGCTGCTGGTGGCGCCAACGCTATACTTTCTGGCGCGTCCCGAGCGGCGGCGGGCGGCGCTGATCTGCTTTGGCCTGGGCATGCTCACCGACGCCATTGATGGCCCGATCGCCCGCGCCCGCGGCGAGGTCTCTCGGCTGGGCAAACTGATCGATCCAATCGCCGACAAACTCATGCTCAATGGGACGGCGATCATTCTATCGCGCACGCGGGGCTTTCCCTGGTGGATCACCGGCCTGTTGCTCTTTCGTGACCTGGGCATCCTGACCGCTGCGGCGGTCGTGCTGCGCCGCCGCTCCCATATCACCACCGCCGAGAGCGCGGGCAAACTGACCACCGCGCTCCTCGCCGCCGCCGCGCTACTCTACATCGCCGATGGGCCGCGCAGCGGCAAACCGGTGCTTTACCTGGCGCTCCTGCCCTTCACCCTGTCGTTTTTCCAGTACGGCCGGCGCTTCCTCGCCGTGATGCGCGCCCCGGAAGACACGTAATGCGATTTTGGATTTGATTTGAATGGCAATCCAAAATCTAAAATCCAAAATCCACAATCTATTCCGGTTCGCCGCCGCCCTGGCGGATCTCGCTGGGAGCTTCAATCCAGCCCCGGCGCAGGGCGAAGAGCACTGCCTGGGTGCGATCATTCAAAGAGAGTTTGCGCAAGATCGAAGAGATATGGTTCTTCACCGTCTGTGTGCTGATGCCCAGGGCATCGGCGATTTCCTTATTGCTGCCCCCGGCGGCGATGCGTTCCAGCACCTCGATCTCCCGTTCGCTGAGGGGGGTGAAGATCGGAAAATCAACCGCTTCGGGGTCGGTGGTGGTAGCCTGGGGCAGATTGCGAAACTGGGTCAACACCCGGCTGGCCACACGAGGCTCCTCCAGCACCACGTCGTTGATCACGTACTCGCCGCGGGCCACCCGCCGCAGGGTGTCGGCAAGCGCCTGCGGAGCCACGTCTTTGGAGCGATAGGCGGCGGCGCCCGCGCGCAATGCATTGAAGGCCCGCTCGTCGCTCTCGTGCATGCTCAGCATTACCACGCCGATATTGGGATACTGGCGCCGGACCTGGCGGGTCAGATCGCAGCCGTTCATCCCCGGCAGGTTCAGATCTACCAGCATGACATTCGGTTCCTGGTTCGAACCGGCGTTTTGCAGCCATTCAAGCGCAGCCTCGCCGCTCGCGGCCTCGCCGACAATCACGATGTCTTCTTCGGCGGCGAGCGCCCAGCGCACCCCTTGACGGAAGAGCGGATGATCGTCAACGATCAGTAGCCTTATGGCAGGGTAGGCGGGCATGGGAGCGGCTCCTTTCCCTGTAGCTGTAACCATTCGCGATACGTTGCACCAGGATCGCGCAGGTCGGTGATGCCCGCGGCGGTCAGCATCCGATACACATCAGGAAGGGGCAAGCCCACCACAGCGGTGTAACTGCCGCGCACCTCGCGCACAAAGTCTCCGCCGGCGCCCTGCAATCCATACGCTCCCGCCTTGTCCAGCGGCTCTCCCGTGGCTACATACCCGGCGATCTCTCCGTCCGACAGGGGCCGAAACAGCACCTCCGCCGCCGCCACCGCCAGTTGGAGCGGCGGAGCAGGCGGCGGGCCGGGCGCCTCCTGGCGCGAGGCCCGGAGCACGCACACCCCTGTGTAAACAATGTGACGCCGCCCGGCGAGTCGGGCAAGCATGGCGCAGGCGTGTCCGGCGTTGGCGGGCTTGTTCAGCACTTCGCCATCGAGTACGACCACCGTATCGGCGCCGAGCACCACCGCATCACCCGCGTGAACCGCGGCGGCGTGAGCCTTGCGCCAGGCGCGCAGGGCCGGATGTTCGGCAAGGGGCAGATCAAGAACTGGCAGGGCAGCCAGCACCTCGGCGGGTGGGGTGGCGTTATCCTCCTCCGCATCGGTCGCGAGGATGTCGAAACGCGCCCCCAGGGCCGCCAGAAGTTCACGCCGGCGCGGCGAGGCGGAGGCCAGCACCAGCCGCGGCTGATCGGGCAGGCGTCGGCGCGCAGCGGGCGTGGAATGCTCAGGCGCCATTGCAACCACAACCAGGCGAAAAGGCCATAGCGGCCCCGAATGGCTCACGGACAGGCTGGCTGACATAATCCGCCCGATCATAACACGCGGCCTTTGAAAGCGCAAGGTGGTTTGATCCCCACATCAGACGTGATGCAACGGCGCCGGTTGTGACGGTCCGATACCCCGACAGGGCAGAGAGGGATGTTGCTTGCCGGAGGACGCCATCGCGCTCCCGCGGTCTGACCCAAACCAGGAGCAACCAGGTTGCCATTCTAGCGCAAAGCGCCGTCAGGCCACCCGTGAGTGGCGCCACAAGCGCACCTGGCTGGACTGGATATGCTCGTGGGCGACCGCCCGGGCTACAACTTGCAGGAGATCTTCGGACTCGACCGGCTTCGTCAGGAACACGTCAACTCCTGCTCTCTCGGCTCGAACCGCGTCGCTCTCCTTGCCGCTGGCGGTCACCACGATGATCGGCAGGTGATTGTATCGTGCATCGGCGCGCACGCGTTCAGCCAGCTCAAACCCGTTCAGGCGGGGCATTAGCAGATCAGTAATGATCACATCAACGGGCATCATCTGGAGACACTCAAGCGCCTGCACACCATCCCGAGCGCAAATCACAGCGTAACCGTTCTGCTCAAGCACGAAACTCAACAGACGATTGTTGGGCGCGTAATCTTCAACAAGGAGCACGGTAGTCATATGCTGTGACATCTCCTGACATAGAAGGTCTTGATCATCCGCCAGTGGTTGCGATCCGGCGCGGCGGTGTAGGTAACGGTATCCATGAGATGGCGGATCAAAAACAGGCCGTAGCCATGCACCCGAACCTGATCCAGATCTGGAGCGGGAACGCTGTCGAGATCAAACGCTGTTCCGGTATCGTAGAGATCAATCTGCAATAATCGCTTTTCAAAGTGTACGATCATCTCGACAAGAATGCGCCCCTGGTCAAAGCTCCTGTAAGCGTGATTGATAATATTCGTGCAGGCTTCGTGCGTCGCGAGTTGTACATTGTAAATCAGCGTCTCCAGATCAGCGACCCCTTCAGCCAGTTGCAGCATGTCGGCAAGACTCTCGCTCACGAGATGGAGATAGGTGTAGCGGGCCGGAAGATCTAGACGGACGAATTCAGGGGACCGTAGCGTCACATTGCCGCTCCTTTGATCACTACAATCGTCTGGTCATCGTCCTGTTCACGTCCCTGGCCAAAGCGTTCAACCTCTTCAAACAGTGCCAGGGCCAGCTCCCTGGGCGCGAGGTGGTGGAGGCGGTCTACCAATTCCAGCAAACGCTGAATGCCAAAGGTTGCCTCATTGGCGTCGCGCATATCGCTAAAGCCATCGGTCGCCACCACCAGCAGATCGCCGGGGACCAGACGCAAGGATTGATTGCGACAGTGAGCCTCAGGCAAGATGCCAAGGGCGGTGCTTTCAGCGCGCAACAGGACGGCTTCGCCGTCCAGCGGGCGATAGATTACCGGCGCATGTCCTGCATTGGCATAGATGATCTGCTGACGTCCCACCTCATACTGGCCGACGAAGGCGGTTGCGAACACTCCGACCCGCGTGAAATCGTCATACAGATCCTCGTTCGATTGCCGCATCACGCTCTCGGGGGTCGGAAAGGGCATAAACTGGGATTTGCTGTGGATGGCGGTGCGGGTCATTGTCATCAACAGTGCCGCCGATATGCCTTTCCCGGTCACGTCTCCTACAACGAAGATGAAGGGCCTCCCCGGTTCAACAATAAAATCGTAGAAATCCCCCCCAACCTGGCGGGCAGGCCGCGATTCGGCGTAGATCTCCAACCCGTCAATTCTGGGCAGGGTGCGTGGCAGGAGATCGACCTGCACACGTCGCGCCAGTTCCATCTCGGTGCGCAGGCGAGTCTGCTGGAACATCTCCTGGTAAAGCAGGGTGCGCTCGATCTGAACGCCGGCCTGCTCGGCCAGGGCGCCCGCCAGCTTGATATCCGGCGCGGCGAACCCGCCAGAGCGGTTAACCACTGCCAGAGCAGCTATCACGTGGCCACGGATACGGATCGGCACGTGGAGCAGGCTATGCAGCCCTGGCAAGGCCGTATCCAGGTCGGTCTCGCCACGGATGATCGGGCGCTCACCGGTGCAGCATTGCCGATAGAGATCCCACGCCAGCGCCTCGGGCATTACAACGTCTGGTAGCTGGATGAGCAGCGGAGGCTCGGGCGCGAGCGACTCGAAGGCGGCGAAACCGCCCTGCGCCTTGAGCACGTGGATGGCTTCAGCCAGCGCCACCCGCAGGATCTCTTCGACCGTAACCAGGTCGCGCATGCGCTGCGTAAGCCGGTAGAGCGCAAGTTGCTGATCCTGGCTGATCACTAGATCGGCAGTCATTAACTGCAACTCCTCTTCCAGTTGCAGCACATAGGCGATCAGCGCTGCATCGGCGCGTAGTCGCTGCTGGAACGCCTCGCCCTGCACCCCTGTAACGCGAATCTCGCCAAGCTCCTCGTCGCCAGACAGGATTGGCGCTGTCAAACTTGGTCGCATCAGCCGATGGCTCGCGGGCCAGTAGACCAGGGGACGACCATCCTGATAAATGCCAAAAGCGGTCGCTCCTAATAATAACCAGGACTCGGCCAGGGCTGCGAAGCGTGCATACTGCGAACTGAGCAGCGTCACGAGCATGCCGTCTTTTGCAGAGCGGTCTGGATGATCTATTTTGCGAATGCCCGCAGCGCACATTCCTTATCAGAGAAAATGTTGAAGGCTCTATCGAGCCGGGTGAGTTCGAAGATCATGTGGACGGGCCGGCGCATACCGCATAGATAGAGATCCCCCTGCATTTGCTGGCAGCGTTTCAGTGCCTGTACCAGCGTTGCCAGCGCCGTGGAGTCAACAAAGGTGGTGTCGGTCAAATTAATCAGCACCCGCGCGCCGGGAGTGGAAGTGGTCTGTTCTAGCCAGTTGGCGATGGGCTGAACCGTACTGGCGTCAAAGCGCCCGGCAATCTCAAGAACGTGTATCTCTCCGGTAACATAGGTTTTCATGTCCATACGGTCTCCTGCGGTGAAGTCTGGCCAGTTGGCGAGACGCGGAGAACCTGGAGGTTCATCGACTCGCTTCTCTGCCGGTGGAAAGGTTCTTCGCAGCCCGCCAACGAAGCCTGCTCGTACCGCGCCGAGAATAGCCCTGGCTCCCGCCGCGCGGGCATTGCCAGTGGGAATGGCATGTTTCATCAATCTCCCCAATGCACCGTAACCGGCAATCAAGCCCCGGCAATTTCAGGATCTAGAGAACTTCACCCTGTGACCCGGCGCGCCCCCGGTCTGACAGTTGCGTAGTAGCAATCTAACAGCGCCAGGAAACAATTCGCTTACAGGCTCCAGACAAGAGAATGACAGATCCGTCACCAGTGGTCGTACTGCCGGTCTGTTTATTCCTTGAGGCGGATCATCAGGGCCGGTGACGGGCCGTAGGTTCTGGTAACACGAATGGCGGGGAAGAGGCCAGTTCCGCCATGCATGCTTTATTATGGTTGCTGTGTTGCAAGGCGGCACAATGTCGCGCCTATCGCGCTAAGGAGGGGCGAGCGGAACCGCTGGCGGGTCCGCCTCTCAGGGGGAGAGCGAAGCGCTGATAATCGGCAACCGGGTGAAGAAGATGTCATCTCGGCATGATACAATCGAAATCCGGGCCCCACTGCCGAACCGGAGTCCTGTGACGCGCTCGGGGCATCAGAAAGCCCTAAACGCTGGACGGCGCCGGCGATCTCTTGCGTCGTGGATGAAAGTTTATACACGGCGGCAATCATCGACCTGGTGATGCGGCTCAAAACCGCGTCAATCGGATTTCTGTCCTTCCATGGCCCGCCGTTTGTCGCGTGCATTGAAGCCCACACGTGGAGCGGCCTCGCAGTGTCCCTTTCGTCCTCCGCTCTGGCACAACCGGTTCATAGAGACTTGTGCCGCCGGGGAAGCGTTGAGGGCGCGCCGCCCCTCCAGACGAGGAACAGGAGTTTTCCACACTTATCCACACACGTATGTGGATAAGTGTGGAGGTTTGTAGTAGTCGTGGCGGGTTCAGGACACATCGAGGTGCCATGAAATGGTTTCAAGCGGGCCCGCGCCAACGGCGCGTCGCCGGTATGCTGCTGATGATTAGCGCCGCCCTGGGGTTGCTGATCAGCGTGGCGGGCGTCATCATC
Proteins encoded in this window:
- a CDS encoding CPBP family intramembrane metalloprotease; the encoded protein is MHSTSFLALADQGRNAWWRYVLGTLLILLVWIIASALMFIPIASEAVAPDSPLGLALLLLSFAPMLLMTLLVNRWLHQRPAATLLGPDGRLNWRRIGLGAALWAALAGVTVAVEALLYPGRYTLNTALVENLPLLLVGLLLLPLQTSAEEVFVRGYLLQATGRLTRNPLLLSVINGVLFTLPHLANPEAAGQLLSASLSWFTFGVLFTLVTLRSGSLDYALGMHAGNNLFSFAIAGYEGGALPASSLFIASELDAVYAFVSLAVAALVAYGIFLRLESQRLAAR
- a CDS encoding helix-turn-helix domain-containing protein, with translation MPLRQFEVINHPVRMRIFQLLHRTRLSINQLARLLPDVPRPSLYRHMHKLLAAGVVEVAATRLVHGIEERLYTAVSELIDPDEVYRPGGLESFADHVAIYGTVVAQELARHVLAHGAPDLNNIAARDHVFYATEGEFLHLRETIYELLASIEQQPPAPGRSLRRLFLMAHPMLSAMVDATDDRKEHDE
- a CDS encoding sigma-70 family RNA polymerase sigma factor gives rise to the protein MASEEARLIEAGQRGDVEAFNQLVRLYEARVYNLCYRMLGDADSAADVTQETFIAAYRNLRRFRGGVFRAWLLRIATNACHDTLRARKRRPTLSLDAADASDSGPLSYLADAAESPDETALRHELARAIERGLAQLPDDQRVVVILSDLQGLSYEEIAEVTGANLGTVKSRLSRGRARLRDILRAGELLPSKFRHDDE
- a CDS encoding DUF4013 domain-containing protein; translation: MDIGKAFSFVFEDEQWVASILIGGLILLIPIIGLIVLLGYTLETARNVAQGNPRPLPKWNTFGEKLGLGFAYFVIGLVYSLPLIVLIMLIVCVPLFAAGAGSDEGAAAALASFSCFLPLLIIVSLLLQPVILAAVARYLQMGSIGAALQVGEVITMVRADPGAWVVLWLILLLCGIIANLGAIIIIGFIFTVPYSQAVFGHAMGQTLQRFSPAAATTYMPPPPMV
- a CDS encoding CDP-alcohol phosphatidyltransferase family protein translates to MALRKVSAIVEPREFCYPSNWLTLFRLLLVAPTLYFLARPERRRAALICFGLGMLTDAIDGPIARARGEVSRLGKLIDPIADKLMLNGTAIILSRTRGFPWWITGLLLFRDLGILTAAAVVLRRRSHITTAESAGKLTTALLAAAALLYIADGPRSGKPVLYLALLPFTLSFFQYGRRFLAVMRAPEDT
- a CDS encoding response regulator transcription factor yields the protein MPAYPAIRLLIVDDHPLFRQGVRWALAAEEDIVIVGEAASGEAALEWLQNAGSNQEPNVMLVDLNLPGMNGCDLTRQVRRQYPNIGVVMLSMHESDERAFNALRAGAAAYRSKDVAPQALADTLRRVARGEYVINDVVLEEPRVASRVLTQFRNLPQATTTDPEAVDFPIFTPLSEREIEVLERIAAGGSNKEIADALGISTQTVKNHISSILRKLSLNDRTQAVLFALRRGWIEAPSEIRQGGGEPE
- a CDS encoding Maf family protein, encoding MAPEHSTPAARRRLPDQPRLVLASASPRRRELLAALGARFDILATDAEEDNATPPAEVLAALPVLDLPLAEHPALRAWRKAHAAAVHAGDAVVLGADTVVVLDGEVLNKPANAGHACAMLARLAGRRHIVYTGVCVLRASRQEAPGPPPAPPLQLAVAAAEVLFRPLSDGEIAGYVATGEPLDKAGAYGLQGAGGDFVREVRGSYTAVVGLPLPDVYRMLTAAGITDLRDPGATYREWLQLQGKEPLPCPPTLP
- a CDS encoding response regulator, with translation MTTVLLVEDYAPNNRLLSFVLEQNGYAVICARDGVQALECLQMMPVDVIITDLLMPRLNGFELAERVRADARYNHLPIIVVTASGKESDAVRAERAGVDVFLTKPVESEDLLQVVARAVAHEHIQSSQVRLWRHSRVA
- a CDS encoding ATP-binding protein gives rise to the protein MTLRSPEFVRLDLPARYTYLHLVSESLADMLQLAEGVADLETLIYNVQLATHEACTNIINHAYRSFDQGRILVEMIVHFEKRLLQIDLYDTGTAFDLDSVPAPDLDQVRVHGYGLFLIRHLMDTVTYTAAPDRNHWRMIKTFYVRRCHSI
- a CDS encoding SpoIIE family protein phosphatase translates to MLVTLLSSQYARFAALAESWLLLGATAFGIYQDGRPLVYWPASHRLMRPSLTAPILSGDEELGEIRVTGVQGEAFQQRLRADAALIAYVLQLEEELQLMTADLVISQDQQLALYRLTQRMRDLVTVEEILRVALAEAIHVLKAQGGFAAFESLAPEPPLLIQLPDVVMPEALAWDLYRQCCTGERPIIRGETDLDTALPGLHSLLHVPIRIRGHVIAALAVVNRSGGFAAPDIKLAGALAEQAGVQIERTLLYQEMFQQTRLRTEMELARRVQVDLLPRTLPRIDGLEIYAESRPARQVGGDFYDFIVEPGRPFIFVVGDVTGKGISAALLMTMTRTAIHSKSQFMPFPTPESVMRQSNEDLYDDFTRVGVFATAFVGQYEVGRQQIIYANAGHAPVIYRPLDGEAVLLRAESTALGILPEAHCRNQSLRLVPGDLLVVATDGFSDMRDANEATFGIQRLLELVDRLHHLAPRELALALFEEVERFGQGREQDDDQTIVVIKGAAM
- a CDS encoding STAS domain-containing protein translates to MKHAIPTGNARAAGARAILGAVRAGFVGGLRRTFPPAEKRVDEPPGSPRLANWPDFTAGDRMDMKTYVTGEIHVLEIAGRFDASTVQPIANWLEQTTSTPGARVLINLTDTTFVDSTALATLVQALKRCQQMQGDLYLCGMRRPVHMIFELTRLDRAFNIFSDKECALRAFAK